The Syntrophus gentianae nucleotide sequence CAGCCAGGGAACCCTGCAGGCAGTTTTTGAATACCAGACTCTGGTCGCCGCCCTGCTGGGGATGGATATCGCCAATGCCTCCCTCTACGACGGCGCCTCCGCGCTGGCCGAAGCCCTGCTCATGGCGGCACGGGTGAGCCGGCGGCAGAAAGTGGCCCTGTCGAGCCTCATTCATCCCCTTTACCGCCGGGTGGTGCGGACCTATCTGGAGCCGGCCGGATTCGAGATTCTCGAGCTCCCCTATGCGGCGGACGGCAGAACGGACCTGAACCATCTCGGCAACCTGGATGATCTCGCGGCCATCGCCGTTCAGTCGCCCAACACCTTCGGCTGCATAGAGGATCTGGCCGCCATTGGAAATCTCACTCGGGGGACCAAAACCCTCTTTATCGCTTCCTTCACGGAACCCTTGGCCTACGGCCTCTACAAAAGCCCCGGCAGCCAAGGGGCCGACATTGCCTGCGGCGAAGGCCAGAGCTTCGGCATCCCGCAGAGTTACGGCGGGCCAGGCTTGGGGATGTTCGCCTGCCTCAAGCCTTATCTGCGAAGCATGCCCGGCCGTCTCGTGGGACAGACGACGGACCGGGAAGGGAAAAGGGGGTTCGTTCTCACCCTCGCCACCCGGGAACAGCATATTCGACGGGAGAAGGCGACGTCCAACATCTGCACCAACAGCAGCCTCTGCGCCGTCACTTCCGCTATGTACATGGCCTCCCTCGGGGGAACGGGACTTCGGGAACTGGCGAAACTCAATTACGACAAGACGGAATACCTGAAAAAAGAACTGAACCGGGCCGGATTCAAGACCCCCTTTGCAGGCCCCACCTTCAACGAGTTCGTCGTGGAGTTTCCCGTGGGCTTCGAATGTGCCTACCAACGTCTCCTGGACCAGAATATCGTGGCCGGGCTTCCCCTGGGGCGCTACTACCCCGAACTGCCGAACGGTTATCTGCTCTGCGTTACAGAGACAAAGACCAGGGAAGATCTGGACACCCTGGTCGCGCGGTTGTCCAATCCCTAATCCTGTAAAAAACGAGGTTGAACCATGAAGGAATTCGCAGGTGCGCCCGGCTTGATACTCAACGAACCATTGCTTCTGGAGAAAGGGAAGAAGGGAAGATGCGGCTTTTCTCTACCCCGGCGGGACGTTGAATCCTGTCCCGTGGAGGAGGAGCTTCTGGGGGAGGGGCCGAACTTCCCCGATCTGAGCGAAGGCGAAATCGTGCGCCACTATACTCGGCTCTCGACCTGGAACTTCGGCCTGGACTCAGGGATGTATCCCCTGGGCTCATGCACCATGAAATACAATCCCAAGACCAATGAGCGACAGGCTTCCCTGCCGGGATTCGCCGGGGCCCATCCGTTGCTCCCGGAGCAGCTTTCCCAGGGAACCCTCAAAATGATGTTCCATCTCGAACGGCTTCTGGCGGAAGTGACCGGCATGGACGCCGTTTCCCTTCAACCCGCCGCCGGGGCACACGGGGAACTGGCGGGGATGCTGATCTTCCACGCCTGGCACAAAAGCAGGAACTCGCACCGCACGAAGATTCTTATTCCGGACACGGCTCACGGGACCAACCCGGCAAGCGCCGCCCTGTGCGGATTTCATCCGGTCAATGTGAAGTCCAACGAGGACGGGATTCTCTCCGCCAAAGTCATCGCCCGGGAAATGGACGAAGAAACGGCCGGGATCATGATCACCAATCCCAACACCCTCGGGTTATTTGAGGAAAACATCAGGGAGATCGCCGACATCGTCCACGCCAGGGGCGGGCTGGTCTATGCGGACGGGGCTAATATGAACGCCCTGATGGGCATGGTGAGCATGGGCGAGCTGGGCGTCGACGTGCTGCACCTCAATCTTCACAAGACCTTCTCGACACCCCATGGAGGCGGCGGCCCCGGGGCGGGCTCGATCTGCGTGGGGAAACGCCTGGAACCTTTCCTTCCCGTCCCCCGTGTCCTGGAAGCGGATGGAACGTATTCCCTCTCCTATGATTTCCCGGAATCCATCGGAAAGCTCCATGCCTTTTACGGAAATGTGGGCGTCATGATCAAGGCATACAGCTATCTCCGCAGTCTCGGACCGGATCTCAAAAAGGTGAGCCAGCTCGCCGTGCTCAACGCGAACTACATCAAGGAAAAGCTCAAAAACACGCTCTATCTGCCTTACGATCGGCCCTGCATGCACGAATGCGTCTTTTCAGACAAATTGCAGGCGCAAAAGAAGATAACAACCCTCGATATGGCCAAGCGGCTGATGGATTACGGCTTTCATCCCCCCACGATCTATTTCCCCCTGGTCGTTTCCGGCGCCATCATGATCGAACCCACGGAGACGGAATCCAAGGAAGAGATAGACCTTTTTATTGAAGCGTTCAAAGAGGTCGCCAGAGAGGCGGAGGAAGACCCGGAGCGGCTCCGCAATGCCCCATCCTTTTCCAAGGTCAGACGGCTGGACGAAACAGCCGCCGCCCGCCATCCTCTATTGACCTCGTTTGATGCGAGCTGAGGGAGGCGCCTCGGCCATGACGGGAAGAAAGCCCTGGTTCTGTGCGGATCTGCCCCTCTTGGACTACCGGAAGGCCCGGGATCTGCAGCTTGAACTTGTGGCCGCCCGGAAGGCCGGCATCCTTCCTGCGAATATCCTTCTCCTGCTGGAACATAACCCGATTTTCACCCTGGGACACCGCAGCCGAAGGGACAACCTCACAGTTTCCGAAGACCTGCTTCAGGAGCGGGGAATCCCTCTCGTACGCGTGGAACGCGGGGGGGACATCACCTTTCACGGACCCGGCCAACTGGTGGGCTATCCCATCATGAACCTCCATGCCGCAAGACTCACCGTCACCGATTACGTTGACCGCCTGGAAGAAGTCATGATCCGCACGGCTGAATCCTGGGGGGTGCGCGCCGGACGGAACGCCATCAATCGGGGTGTCTGGGTAGGCAACGCCAAACTGGGGAGCATCGGGATCGGCATTCGGCACGGGATCACTTTCCACGGCTTCGCCTTCAATGTGAATCTCTCCCTGGAACCCTTTGCCTGGATCAACCCCTGCGGGCTGAAGGGAATCGGCATCACGTCGCTCAAGCAGGAACTCTCGCGGGAGGTCTCCATGGAAAAAGTCCGGGAGCAGATGAAACAGAACATCCAGGCCGTTTTCGATGTGGCGTTCGAACCGATGGATCTGTCCGGCCTCAGCCGTTTTCAACAGGCAGGAAAATCATGATGGCGGAGCAGGAAAGACCACCCCGCCTCCGCAAGCCCTCCTGGCTTCGGAGGAAGCTGCCCACGGGACCTGTCTACGAGCAGGTGAGATCCCTTATCAAAAGCGGTGCGCTTCATACCGTGTGCCAGGAAGCCAAATGCCCGAACCAGTGGGAGTGCTTTTCCTCGCGGACGGCCACTTTCCTGATTATGGGATCCCGTTGCACGCGACGGTGCCGTTTCTGTGCCGTGGAGCACGGCCCCCTGGAGCCACCCGACCCCCAGGAACCGGCAAAAGTCGCTGATGCCGCAAAAGCCCTCGGATTGCGTTATGTCGTGGTGACCTCCGTCACCCGCGACGATCTCCCCGATGGTGGCGCGTCCGTCTTTGCCGCAACGATTCGAGCGATTCGCGGAAGAATTCCGGATGGACAAGTGGAAGTCCTGATCCCCGATTTTCAAGGCGATGCCGAGGCCCTCCGAACCGTTGTCGAGGCCCGCCCGGATGTTCTCAACCACAACCTGGAAACGGTCCCGCGCCTTTATCCGGCCGTTCGCCCCGAAGCCGAATACCAACGATCCTTGAAACTTCTGAGCAGGGCAAAAGCCCTCGATTGTTCCCTTCCCACGAAATCCGGTCTCATGCTCGGCCTGGGAGAATCCTCCGAAGAAATCCGGGACTCTCTCCAGGACCTGTTGGCCGCAGGCTGCCGCCTGCTTACCCTGGGCCAGTACCTTCAGCCCTCAACTCACCATCTGCCGGTGGAACGCTTTGTTCCCCCCGACGAGTTCGCCAGGTGGCGGGACATTGCCCTTGAAATGGGCTTTTCCCAGGTAGCAAGCGGCCCCTTCGTGCGAAGCTCCTATCACGCCAGGGATCTTTATCTCCACGCATAACGGCTGGAGAAAAAATCCGGTTCATCCAACTGCGGCTGATATGTAAGCGTACGACGAAGCCATCTTGGAACTTATTTGCAAATAAGCTATTGATGCGGCAGTCATGAGAGATAGCCGCGGTTCTTTGAAAAAGGGATAAAGTAAAGGGTGGGGCTGAGAACGGA carries:
- the gcvPA gene encoding aminomethyl-transferring glycine dehydrogenase subunit GcvPA — encoded protein: MRYLPHTDEDIAEMLKAVGKESLDALFSTIPEACRRRTDLELPEALTEWELNDIMGSLAGSMAVSPEYRIFLGAGSYEHFIPASVTYLLERSEFSTAYTPYQPEISQGTLQAVFEYQTLVAALLGMDIANASLYDGASALAEALLMAARVSRRQKVALSSLIHPLYRRVVRTYLEPAGFEILELPYAADGRTDLNHLGNLDDLAAIAVQSPNTFGCIEDLAAIGNLTRGTKTLFIASFTEPLAYGLYKSPGSQGADIACGEGQSFGIPQSYGGPGLGMFACLKPYLRSMPGRLVGQTTDREGKRGFVLTLATREQHIRREKATSNICTNSSLCAVTSAMYMASLGGTGLRELAKLNYDKTEYLKKELNRAGFKTPFAGPTFNEFVVEFPVGFECAYQRLLDQNIVAGLPLGRYYPELPNGYLLCVTETKTREDLDTLVARLSNP
- the lipB gene encoding lipoyl(octanoyl) transferase LipB, encoding MTGRKPWFCADLPLLDYRKARDLQLELVAARKAGILPANILLLLEHNPIFTLGHRSRRDNLTVSEDLLQERGIPLVRVERGGDITFHGPGQLVGYPIMNLHAARLTVTDYVDRLEEVMIRTAESWGVRAGRNAINRGVWVGNAKLGSIGIGIRHGITFHGFAFNVNLSLEPFAWINPCGLKGIGITSLKQELSREVSMEKVREQMKQNIQAVFDVAFEPMDLSGLSRFQQAGKS
- the lipA gene encoding lipoyl synthase, which translates into the protein MAEQERPPRLRKPSWLRRKLPTGPVYEQVRSLIKSGALHTVCQEAKCPNQWECFSSRTATFLIMGSRCTRRCRFCAVEHGPLEPPDPQEPAKVADAAKALGLRYVVVTSVTRDDLPDGGASVFAATIRAIRGRIPDGQVEVLIPDFQGDAEALRTVVEARPDVLNHNLETVPRLYPAVRPEAEYQRSLKLLSRAKALDCSLPTKSGLMLGLGESSEEIRDSLQDLLAAGCRLLTLGQYLQPSTHHLPVERFVPPDEFARWRDIALEMGFSQVASGPFVRSSYHARDLYLHA
- the gcvPB gene encoding aminomethyl-transferring glycine dehydrogenase subunit GcvPB → MKEFAGAPGLILNEPLLLEKGKKGRCGFSLPRRDVESCPVEEELLGEGPNFPDLSEGEIVRHYTRLSTWNFGLDSGMYPLGSCTMKYNPKTNERQASLPGFAGAHPLLPEQLSQGTLKMMFHLERLLAEVTGMDAVSLQPAAGAHGELAGMLIFHAWHKSRNSHRTKILIPDTAHGTNPASAALCGFHPVNVKSNEDGILSAKVIAREMDEETAGIMITNPNTLGLFEENIREIADIVHARGGLVYADGANMNALMGMVSMGELGVDVLHLNLHKTFSTPHGGGGPGAGSICVGKRLEPFLPVPRVLEADGTYSLSYDFPESIGKLHAFYGNVGVMIKAYSYLRSLGPDLKKVSQLAVLNANYIKEKLKNTLYLPYDRPCMHECVFSDKLQAQKKITTLDMAKRLMDYGFHPPTIYFPLVVSGAIMIEPTETESKEEIDLFIEAFKEVAREAEEDPERLRNAPSFSKVRRLDETAAARHPLLTSFDAS